A stretch of Lathyrus oleraceus cultivar Zhongwan6 chromosome 6, CAAS_Psat_ZW6_1.0, whole genome shotgun sequence DNA encodes these proteins:
- the LOC127091774 gene encoding polyadenylate-binding protein 1 isoform X1, with product MEQEEHEVYGADIPDEEVEMEADMEAEQQGDEELPPNHTTKELEDMKKRLKEIEEEASALREMQAKVEKEMGAVQDPAGSSASQAEKEEVDARSIYVGNVDYACTPEEVQQHFQSCGTVNRVTILTDKFGQPKGFAYVEFVEIDAVQNALILNETELHGRQLKVSAKRTNVPGLKQYFGRRPAGFRARRPFMPSPFFPPYGYGRVPRYRRPTRYRPY from the exons ATGGAACAAGAAGAGCACGAAGTGTACGGTGCAGACATTCCTGATGAAGAGGTTGAGATGGAAGCAGACATGGAAGCTGAACAACAAGGAGATGAAGAACTTCCCCCCAATCACACCACAAAG GAATTGGAGGATATGAAGAAGAGGCTGAAAGAGATCGAGGAAGAAGCTAGCGCCCTTCGCGAAATGCAAGCTAAGGTCGAGAAAGAAATGGGCGCTGTTCAAG ATCCTGCTGGGTCTTCTGCATCTCAAGCTGAAAAGGAGGAAGTGGATGCTCGATCGATCTATGTTGGTAAT GTTGACTACGCATGTACGCCTGAAGAAGTCCAACAGCATTTTCAGTCCTGTGGTACGGTCAACAGAGTGACAATATTGACAGACAAATTTGGTCAACCAAAAGGATTTGCTTATGTAGAATTTGTTGAGATCGATGCTGTTCAGAATGCTCTCATTTTAAATGAAACTGAATTGCATGGCCGACAGCTAAAG GTGTCTGCAAAACGAACAAATGTTCCTGGATTGAAGCAGTACTTTGGAAGAAGACCTGCTGGTTTCCGTGCTAGGAGGCCTTTCATGCCTTCACCATTCTTTCCACCATATGGTTACGG AAGGGTTCCGAGATATAGAAGACCGACGCGATACAGGCCATACTAG
- the LOC127091774 gene encoding polyadenylate-binding protein 1 isoform X2, producing the protein MEQEEHEVYGADIPDEEVEMEADMEAEQQGDEELPPNHTTKELEDMKKRLKEIEEEASALREMQAKVEKEMGAVQDPAGSSASQAEKEEVDARSIYVGNVDYACTPEEVQQHFQSCGTVNRVTILTDKFGQPKGFAYVEFVEIDAVQNALILNETELHGRQLKVSAKRTNVPGLKQYFGRRPAGFRARRPFMPSPFFPPYGYGVPRYRRPTRYRPY; encoded by the exons ATGGAACAAGAAGAGCACGAAGTGTACGGTGCAGACATTCCTGATGAAGAGGTTGAGATGGAAGCAGACATGGAAGCTGAACAACAAGGAGATGAAGAACTTCCCCCCAATCACACCACAAAG GAATTGGAGGATATGAAGAAGAGGCTGAAAGAGATCGAGGAAGAAGCTAGCGCCCTTCGCGAAATGCAAGCTAAGGTCGAGAAAGAAATGGGCGCTGTTCAAG ATCCTGCTGGGTCTTCTGCATCTCAAGCTGAAAAGGAGGAAGTGGATGCTCGATCGATCTATGTTGGTAAT GTTGACTACGCATGTACGCCTGAAGAAGTCCAACAGCATTTTCAGTCCTGTGGTACGGTCAACAGAGTGACAATATTGACAGACAAATTTGGTCAACCAAAAGGATTTGCTTATGTAGAATTTGTTGAGATCGATGCTGTTCAGAATGCTCTCATTTTAAATGAAACTGAATTGCATGGCCGACAGCTAAAG GTGTCTGCAAAACGAACAAATGTTCCTGGATTGAAGCAGTACTTTGGAAGAAGACCTGCTGGTTTCCGTGCTAGGAGGCCTTTCATGCCTTCACCATTCTTTCCACCATATGGTTACGG GGTTCCGAGATATAGAAGACCGACGCGATACAGGCCATACTAG